The Verrucomicrobiota bacterium sequence GAAACGCTCGAGGTGATCCAGGCCGAACGCCTTCACCAGGTGCTGCCCCGGGGGCGGGACGATGAACAGGCCGTGATCAAGTTTGTCCACTCCATCCTCTACAAAGCCATCGACATGGGCGCCAGCGACATCATGTTCCAGGAGTTTCCCTCCAAGCTCCGCGTCCGCTACAAGGTAGACGGCGATTGGTTTGATGAGACCGGCGATTTTCCCGGTCACGTTGCCAAACAGGTGATCTCGCGTCTAAAGGTCATCTCGGGGCTCGAGATCCAGTACGTGCGCCTGCCGCAGGACGGTGCTTTTCCGATCAAAATCGGCGATCAACGCTACGATTTTCGGGTCAACACTTCCTACCAGGCCCAGGGTGAGCAAGCCGTCCTGCGGCTCCAACGCGACCAGCGAAATCTCAAATCGCTCGCGGAATTAGGCATGCCCGAGCGTTACATCAAAGCCGTTGATGAAATCATGAACGGCGACCACGGCTTGCTGATTCTTTGCGGGCCCACCGGTTCGGGCAAGAGCACCACGATTTACAGCATCCTGCGCTCGCTGGACGCAGTCAAAAATAACGTGCTGACGGCCGAATCACCGATCGAAGTTTACCTCGAGAACATCAGCCAGACGCAGATCGACGAGGACGGCCCTTACACCTACGCGGCCTGGGCGCGTGGAATCCTGCGCCAGGCACCGGATGTAGTCATGATGGGCGAGATTCGGGATGAAGAGAGCGTGGAGGCCCTTATGCGGCTTTCCTCCTCCGGTCACCGCGCCGTTTCGACCCTGCATACCAACTCAGCCTGCGAGGTGCCCGACCGCTTCTTCCTGTTTCGGGCTCAGCCCTTCATGGTTGCTGACAGCCTGAAGATGGCCATTTCCCAGCGTTTGGTGAAAAAGGTCTGTCCCCGATGCTATGAGGAAATGCCGGTTCCGTCCGAGGAACGGCTGCGCCGGCTCGGCATCGATCCGGCGTGGCTGGCCGGTGCCGCCACGTTGCGGCGCGGGCGCGGCTGTGATTTCTGCCGCCAGTCGGGGGTGAGCGGTCGCCGGGCCGTGTTCGAGGCGCTGGTGGTCGACGAGGAGGTGCGCACTGCCATCCAGGATCGTGCGCCGGCCACCCATTTCCGACGACTCATGGAGGCCAAGGGCGAAATGACCCTGTTCGAACGGGCCGTGCGGGAAGCCGCCTCGGGCGCCATCGCGCTCGAGGAAGCCTGTAAGTTCCGGGATTTCGCTGCGGAATTGCTCACGAGGCGACCTCCGCGTCTCTAACCTTGGTCATACCGCAGCTACGGTGCCGTCGGCGTCGGTACCAGGTCCTCGGTATTGAAGATTCTCCACGCGGCCAGACCTAGTTCCCGGAACTTGGCCGCGAACGTTGAGTCCCCCACGCGCGGCCCGGAGAACGTGTAAACCTTGGTCGTTTCGATGCCTTTAAGTGGTCGGAAAAATGCCAGAGCCGCCCCCAGACGATGTCCGGTGATGAAAACCTGCGTCGAAGAGTTTGCCCGTTGAGAAAAAAACTGTCGAATTGCCGGAGCAATCTGCTGGTGAATGGACATGAAACCAGCCGTGGAATTGCCCCATCCCGGTTGGAACGGCATCGGATGAATCGACGCATCGTCAAACCATTCCAACGGTGTCTGCGTGCCGCGGATGACTGCGTAGATGGCGTCACCCTTTTTGGCAATGAATCCGAAGGGGAGCGGGGTGGGGTTGGCGGCGGGACGCGGCAAAGGAAGCTCGATCGGAAGCGGCAGAAAATTCTCAACTGCGAAGAATTGCGTCTCTACCGTGTACCCGTCCTGAATGGTCCAACGGGAAGGGGCGCCGGCTTTGGCAATGTTGAACTGCTGGTAGGCCTGATCAATGAGTTTGCCGCACGCGACGGCCTCGTCCACGCTGAAAGGAGGAGGAAAATAGGGCATGATGATAGATCGTTGAAGTTGGGTGAATCCGGGCAGGCTGCAGAGCAAGCTGCGGGCTGCGCGACCTTTTTTGGAAGCCTAGCATGCTCATATGCGCCTGCATATACGCAGGAATCCGTAGGCGGCGGAAACATCAGCTGGACCGACGGCATCATTGGGCAGCTCGACATCACGGCCGAAAAAGCCAACGGGTTGCATGGTTACGAACTAACTGGCCGTGACCATGCCGGTTTGGCCCGCCGCCCAGGGCTCAGTCGGGTAGATCGTTCCGGTCAGCGCCGATTAACAACGTACAAAGGGGACAGGATATCGGCGCCGTCGAGATTGCCCGGATGATGCCGTTGGTCTGCAATGCCGGGCTGTTGTTGTAAGCGAGCGCTCGCGTCACCCGGTCCCCCGGCTGGGCCCTCGGGCTCCTTGAACCTTCGGCGATCATGAGCGTAATGGTTCACAAACAGGCCCGGTGGGCGGACGATTGATGAACCCTTGCCGATTTTCTCCTTGCCGGCGATACCGGTACACGCTGACGCATGACGTTGCGGACCTTTTCAGCGCGCCGTCCGGTCACGGTTACGTGGCTTGGATCGGACTTAATCCGAGTCGGGCGGATGAAAGCCGGCTTGACCCGACTCTCTGGCGGGTTCGGGCGTACACAAACCGATTTGGGTTCCGGGCTTTTAAGATGCTCAACCTTTTTGCATACCGCGCGCCCGACCCGCGCGTCTTGAAAAGGGCTGCTGACCCGGTTGGCCCGGAAAACGACCATCACCTGCTTGAGGTCTGCCGGCAGGCGGCACTGGTGGTTTGTTGTTGGGGCGCCGGCGGTCAATACCGTGACCGGGACCGTGCGGTTATCGAGTTGCTGCGGGGCATTCCTCTGCACGCGCTGGCCCTCAGCAAAATGGGCCATCCCCGGCATCCGCTTTACCTTAAGGGCACTTGCTGGCCCATGCCTTTCGCCGGCAGCCTAGCGATACGTTGCGCAGCGGTCATGGCGGGTGTCGTCAGGGGGAAGGCGTAAACAGGAGGGGCTACCGCCCCTTGCTGATTTCTCTTCCGGGACGGGGCCATCGAACGTCGCGCTCGCATTTTTCGGATCGCACCCCCTTGCTCAGGCGGTGGAGACCTGTCCCCTTTTGGCACTCATCAAGACAAGAACCCCAGATGGTGACTCAAGGAGTGAAGCCAGTACCAGACCTGTCCCTCTTGCGGGCTCGGTGCGAGCGGTCTGTCCCCTTCTGGAAAACGCATTCCCACAGCAGACCTGTCCCTTTTTTGGGACAAAACGCTCCAAGAATGGAGGATAAGGCACGACGCGTGTGCCCATCGGAAGTTTGCCTACCCGGAAAAGAGA is a genomic window containing:
- a CDS encoding type II/IV secretion system protein, translating into MHPHADSKVASAIGLRLDRGAFAECNRSLLKHLAAVMGVKVGEFGSIYPNGGEQSDANGQLPSIWQQDSVLETYCRQVDLDLSSFLSKIVREYPVPAFNPTILGLSPADLIIPPLAIPLMPVASRNGEITVVSWVPGLNRLLGTPVAGVLNAFWGVTSIHALWCEPAHLREALRISAPRLLMNAGMEPVREIRNGGIPWVDLDCIPPSEKTNQWFSPLLQRKYGAAPLYLGKRVLTLGVPRLLDARVKAEIEGSLRHRLTIQQVLVDEGALQRFISASESRAINTSGMVQSMLNLERTGRNAETLEVIQAERLHQVLPRGRDDEQAVIKFVHSILYKAIDMGASDIMFQEFPSKLRVRYKVDGDWFDETGDFPGHVAKQVISRLKVISGLEIQYVRLPQDGAFPIKIGDQRYDFRVNTSYQAQGEQAVLRLQRDQRNLKSLAELGMPERYIKAVDEIMNGDHGLLILCGPTGSGKSTTIYSILRSLDAVKNNVLTAESPIEVYLENISQTQIDEDGPYTYAAWARGILRQAPDVVMMGEIRDEESVEALMRLSSSGHRAVSTLHTNSACEVPDRFFLFRAQPFMVADSLKMAISQRLVKKVCPRCYEEMPVPSEERLRRLGIDPAWLAGAATLRRGRGCDFCRQSGVSGRRAVFEALVVDEEVRTAIQDRAPATHFRRLMEAKGEMTLFERAVREAASGAIALEEACKFRDFAAELLTRRPPRL
- a CDS encoding lipase family protein; translated protein: MPYFPPPFSVDEAVACGKLIDQAYQQFNIAKAGAPSRWTIQDGYTVETQFFAVENFLPLPIELPLPRPAANPTPLPFGFIAKKGDAIYAVIRGTQTPLEWFDDASIHPMPFQPGWGNSTAGFMSIHQQIAPAIRQFFSQRANSSTQVFITGHRLGAALAFFRPLKGIETTKVYTFSGPRVGDSTFAAKFRELGLAAWRIFNTEDLVPTPTAP
- a CDS encoding DUF1643 domain-containing protein, whose amino-acid sequence is MNPCRFSPCRRYRYTLTHDVADLFSAPSGHGYVAWIGLNPSRADESRLDPTLWRVRAYTNRFGFRAFKMLNLFAYRAPDPRVLKRAADPVGPENDHHLLEVCRQAALVVCCWGAGGQYRDRDRAVIELLRGIPLHALALSKMGHPRHPLYLKGTCWPMPFAGSLAIRCAAVMAGVVRGKA